The genomic window TGCTCCCACGGTAGTTTTGTTTCATGGATATGGTGCGAGTGCATTTGATTTATATCCCATCCATGAAGTTCTTGTTACAGACCAAAAATTCAATTGGGTTTTTCCACATGGCCATTTGAGTATTCCTCTGATGCCTGGGTATTCAGGGCGTGCCTGGTTCCCGATTGATATGGCCGCCTTAGAAGAAGCGATACGCAAAAATGATTTTCGAAATTTTGCAGACAAAGACCCAGAAGGTATGGATATCGCAAGAGCTTCCGCATATTTGATGTTAGAAGCTCTAGGTGTGCCATGGAACCAATTGATCTTAGGTGGTTTTTCACAAGGAGCAATGCTTGCTACCGATATTACACTCCGAAATGAACTTATGTCCAAAGGATTAATGATCCTTTCTGGTGCTTTAGTCAACGAATCTCTTTGGAAAGATTTGGCACCAAAAAAATCAAACTTACGATTTTTCCAATCTCATGGCGAATACGATCCCATTTTAGGTTATGCCAATGCGAAAAAGTTGGAAAAGTTACTTCGAGGTTCAGGTTTGTTAGGAGAGTTCATATCTTTCCCTGGAGGACACGAGATTCCTGCTCCGGTGGTCCAAGGGATTAGCCGTTATCTGAATAGTTTATCCTAATTCCAGGCCAAACTTTAAAATTGAAGTGTCAATCGGGGAACAGGTCTGTCTAAGTTCTGGATGGTTGTTATGAAACATTATTTTGCACTTTTTTTCGTTCTGGGGATGTCCCAATCTCTAATTGCACAGAACTTTGATCACAAACATAGTGTTTGGGACTCGTTACTCAAAAAACATGTCAAAAATGGACTTGTCTCTTACAAAGGATTTATCTCTGACTCATCCCAATTGAATGGTTACCTTGACCAACTAACAAAAGTTTCTGACAGTCAGTACCAATCCTTCTCTGAAAAAGAAAAAATCAGTTTTTTAATCAATGCTTATAATGCATTTACAGTAAAATTGATAATGGACCATTACCCTGTGGACAGTATCACCGACATTGGATCGCCAATTTCTAAAATCAATTTGGCTAGAGGGATTCCTTGGAAAAAAGAATTTTTTAATCTACTTGGAAAGTCCAGACACCTAGATTGGATTGAACATGAAAAACTGAGAAAAGATTTTATGGAACCAAGGATCCATTTTGCAATCGTTTGTGCATCAATCGGATGCCCGATATTACAATCCGAAGCGTATACACCTGTTAACTTAGAAAAACAATTACAAACAGCAAAACTAACGTTCTTAAAAAACCCTAAGAAAAATTCTTATGATAAGAACACAAATACTCTGTATTTAAGTAAGATATTCAACTGGTTCCAACCTGACTTTACCAAAAAGATGTCACTCATCCAATTTGTACAAGATGGATTTGAAGATACGATCAAACCGGATGCCAAAATCATTTACAATGAATACAATTGGGATCTAAACGAATTGAAATAAGAACCCAATTCGATCAATTGATCGAAACTTGTAATAATAGATTGGTTTTGTAAAATTTATGAAACCAATTTTAGTTCGTAAGTGATTGTTGCGGTTTTTTCCAAGGTTTTTGCAACGGAACAATACTTTTCTAAACTCAAGTCAATTGCTCGTTTTACTTGTGATTCTTGGAATTCTCCTTTTACAAAAAATTTCATATGGATTTTTTTGAAGAGATTGGCTTCGTCTACCTTTTCACGGTCCGCTTCCACATCCACTGAATAGTCTTTCACTTCAATGCGATATTTGTTTAAGATCATGATGACATCAATGCTACTGCAACCTGCAAGTCCCATGATGAGAAGTTCCATTGGCCTCGGACCAGAATTTTTGCCACCAATTTCGGGTGAGGCATCAATCCGAATGGAATTGCCTACTTCGTTAGTTGCTTCTAAGACAAATGGGGCTTCGATACGTTTTAAATGAATGTGCATAAATCATGTTCCACACAGGCGGGGTGTTTTGCCCCGCCACTTTTACACTATTTATTCGGTTGTGGTGTGTAACGTAAATAAGGTTTGATTGTACGAAACCCTTTTGGGAATTTTTTCTTTGCATCTTCATCGGAAACTGATGGAACGATGATTGTATCTTCTCCATCTTTCCAGTTTGCAGGAGTTGCAACACTAAATTGAGACGTGAGTTGTAAAGAATCAATGACCCGAAGTAACTCATCAAAATTTCTTCCAGTGGAAGCTGGGTAAGTAAGAGTGAGTTTTACTTTTTTATCTGGTCCTACTACAAACACGGAACGAACTGTCGTTGTTTCGCTTGCATTTGGGTGGATCATATCATATAAATTGGATACTTTTTTATCAGCATCTGCTATGATTGGGTAATTTACATTTGTGCTTTGTGTTTCGTTGATATCAGAGATCCAACCTTTATGGCTGTCCACAGGGTCAACGGAAAGTGCGATCACTTTGACATTTCTTTTTTCAAACTCAGGTTTGATTTTAGCCACATAACCTAACTCAGTTGTACAAACTGGAGTGTAGTCTTTTGGATGAGAAAATAAAATCCCCCAACTTTGTCCTAAATATTCATGGAAGTCAATTTTACCTTCCGAAGTTTCCGCTTGGAAATTGGGTGCTTCATCGCCGAGTCGTAGTGCCATCTCGTGTATCTCCTATAGGGTCAGATACTTCCCAATATTGAAACCGTATCGACAAAAGCAAGAAAATTATACAATTTATTGGATACTTTGTCTATTTTAGCAGAAAATACTATGTATTTCCTACTTTTTAGTCCTTGTGAACGAACCGTCCCAATCCAATTCTGGAGGAGTTTCAATATAGTATTGGCAACGTTCCAATAGAAGTTTACAAGCTTCATCGTGAGAGGACTGGTATAGAGTTTCGAACTGCCGTTTTGCTTCTGGAAATTTACGATTAAAATAAGAGAATAGGGCTGTTTCGTATGCATTCACGAATTTTTTCTCTTCTTCTGTTTCTTCTCCCTTTTTGCATCTCACTTCATACAGAGTGACTGGTTTGGATTTTCCTTTCACACGAACAGTATCAAGTTTACGTGTGAAAAAATGGTCTTTGATTTCATCGTGGACAAATTCTGAAACGAGGATACAAACTCCATAATCCTTACCTGCTGCTTCAAGCCTTGCTGCTAGGTTGACTGTATCTCCCATCATGGTGTAGGAAGCGAGAGCATCGGTTCCCATAAAACCAACTTTCGCATAACCCATGTTAAGTCCGATTCGGAATTTCATATCATGGGCTTCTGGTATATAGGCATTATTTTGGATCCATTCTTTTTTGAGACCTTCTAATTTGTCTCTCATTTCCACACTAGCAGAAACTGCTTTTAAACAATGGTTTTCAACATCAAGTGGTGCATTAAAAATTCCAACGATGGCATCCCCAATGTACTTATCCAAAACTCCATCATGTTGTTTTAGGATGAGTGTCATTGCGGAAAGGTATTCATTGAGTAGGTCAGCAAGTTCCTTCGAATTAAGTTTTTCAGAAATGGTACTAAAACCTGCAATGTCAGAGAAAAAAGCTGTGATCACTTTTTCACTTCCTTGTTTTAATTTTTCCAAATCCTTTAATG from Leptospira paudalimensis includes these protein-coding regions:
- a CDS encoding DUF547 domain-containing protein; this translates as MKHYFALFFVLGMSQSLIAQNFDHKHSVWDSLLKKHVKNGLVSYKGFISDSSQLNGYLDQLTKVSDSQYQSFSEKEKISFLINAYNAFTVKLIMDHYPVDSITDIGSPISKINLARGIPWKKEFFNLLGKSRHLDWIEHEKLRKDFMEPRIHFAIVCASIGCPILQSEAYTPVNLEKQLQTAKLTFLKNPKKNSYDKNTNTLYLSKIFNWFQPDFTKKMSLIQFVQDGFEDTIKPDAKIIYNEYNWDLNELK
- a CDS encoding peroxiredoxin yields the protein MALRLGDEAPNFQAETSEGKIDFHEYLGQSWGILFSHPKDYTPVCTTELGYVAKIKPEFEKRNVKVIALSVDPVDSHKGWISDINETQSTNVNYPIIADADKKVSNLYDMIHPNASETTTVRSVFVVGPDKKVKLTLTYPASTGRNFDELLRVIDSLQLTSQFSVATPANWKDGEDTIIVPSVSDEDAKKKFPKGFRTIKPYLRYTPQPNK
- a CDS encoding alpha/beta hydrolase, with the protein product MLDDENDLESLGPLKVLRVKGDPDAPTVVLFHGYGASAFDLYPIHEVLVTDQKFNWVFPHGHLSIPLMPGYSGRAWFPIDMAALEEAIRKNDFRNFADKDPEGMDIARASAYLMLEALGVPWNQLILGGFSQGAMLATDITLRNELMSKGLMILSGALVNESLWKDLAPKKSNLRFFQSHGEYDPILGYANAKKLEKLLRGSGLLGEFISFPGGHEIPAPVVQGISRYLNSLS
- a CDS encoding OsmC family protein, which gives rise to MHIHLKRIEAPFVLEATNEVGNSIRIDASPEIGGKNSGPRPMELLIMGLAGCSSIDVIMILNKYRIEVKDYSVDVEADREKVDEANLFKKIHMKFFVKGEFQESQVKRAIDLSLEKYCSVAKTLEKTATITYELKLVS